A part of Pseudomonadales bacterium genomic DNA contains:
- a CDS encoding dUTP diphosphatase, producing MKTELSVMLALQDKMNRKVHPDWQLQNFAWFRAIWIECGELVDHYGYKWWKQQHPDMAQVQLEVVDIWHFGLSMLLDQANYDDIADDIMASLSHGEVPELSVIDATEALAESVLASRAFDVCKFWALMIACDLSFDELFKQYVGKNVLNFFRQDHGYKSGSYIKIWHGREDNEVLSEILASAEHVDDNFADWVYQQLQAAYPSS from the coding sequence ATGAAAACTGAATTGTCTGTCATGTTAGCGCTGCAGGATAAAATGAATCGTAAAGTTCATCCTGATTGGCAACTGCAAAATTTTGCATGGTTTCGTGCAATATGGATAGAGTGCGGTGAGTTAGTTGATCACTATGGTTATAAGTGGTGGAAGCAACAACACCCTGACATGGCTCAAGTGCAGCTAGAAGTAGTAGATATATGGCACTTTGGTTTGTCGATGCTGTTGGATCAAGCAAACTATGACGATATTGCGGATGATATTATGGCTAGCCTTAGCCATGGTGAGGTGCCTGAGTTGTCTGTGATTGATGCAACTGAGGCATTGGCTGAGTCAGTATTAGCTTCACGTGCATTTGATGTTTGTAAGTTTTGGGCCCTAATGATTGCCTGCGATTTATCATTTGACGAATTATTTAAACAGTATGTTGGTAAAAATGTTTTAAACTTTTTTCGTCAAGACCATGGCTATAAATCAGGCAGCTATATAAAAATATGGCATGGTCGTGAAGATAATGAAGTACTGAGTGAGATATTAGCATCGGCTGAACATGTTGATGATAATTTTGCAGATTGGGTATATCAACAGCTTCAGGCGGCTTATCCGTCAAGTTAG